A stretch of Clostridia bacterium DNA encodes these proteins:
- a CDS encoding DNA internalization-related competence protein ComEC/Rec2, with translation MSLFEIVFFSMLIGIGAALKYGIRMPVVLLILVLTIGLSVLLTTYKKWDTNEKGFNKKCIGLLFVLLVSMIVALVSGKYAEYYSNNRMSQLSKIAKEEYILLYLTQPMQEKTRNSFQGSSQYYSGIFKTEDCEHNFKVSLNLPESLNLGQQIAVDPQKLEIPEPSAGAGQIDFRGYNFSKHILLQGNLAQNEYLRVEQVKKPLAIRIEQHKQRFYRKLDSYFGEQAGLLKGMVFGDTENITDEDLALLTSLGLRHLFAVSGFHVGIYYCLLLMLCALIGCKGWPRTIVITTGLVYFCLLTGYSASTLRASLVLFIYLAMENLEWEKRFATSLAMAGMVLLVWNPYLIYSVGYKLSFAAAFGIQYLYPFFKKMFGMRILGVGLSAWLGSLPFQSVFYGVSWIGIIFTPVFSLFLSLFLPCVFCAYILDFCFLANVILIGLKPVLKLLGFLLHVFEHVDILSWFLENTILCFPLTSLPRMVFYYACLAILLWLGTQMLEKYTRKKQILTSCIILLLVLFLSLPVPARGLEIVFINVGQGDASLIRYRNFSMLVDTGTRQAGQYAVVPFLRSKKLEHINLLVLTHPDQDHIGGALRLLDSVEVDYVAFSFASKNELMLDETELLEKLEEKRIPYGYHASGDRWRIKELLIQTISPNRKSCQKELGSNEGSLVLAVRFENMYIQMTGDMEGTMLENLLEPIQDENIFLMKAPHHGSRGSFDETIFNQLDVDLVVVSCGKNNRYGHPHKEVIEYWQQRAVPVYRTDEQGELFFRYVDNALFLEN, from the coding sequence ATGTCACTTTTTGAGATCGTATTTTTTTCAATGTTGATTGGCATTGGGGCAGCATTAAAATATGGAATTCGCATGCCAGTCGTATTATTAATCCTAGTGCTAACAATAGGTTTGAGTGTACTATTAACAACATATAAAAAATGGGATACAAACGAAAAAGGATTCAACAAAAAATGTATCGGCTTGCTCTTTGTACTATTGGTAAGCATGATTGTTGCTTTGGTTTCAGGAAAATATGCAGAGTACTATAGCAATAATAGAATGAGCCAATTATCTAAGATAGCTAAAGAAGAGTATATATTGCTGTATTTAACCCAACCTATGCAAGAAAAAACTAGAAATAGTTTTCAAGGGAGTTCGCAATACTATAGTGGTATCTTTAAAACCGAAGATTGTGAGCATAACTTCAAGGTATCGCTTAATTTGCCTGAATCATTGAATTTAGGACAACAGATTGCCGTTGATCCTCAAAAACTGGAAATACCTGAACCTAGCGCGGGTGCAGGACAAATTGACTTTAGGGGCTATAATTTTAGTAAACATATTTTGCTCCAAGGAAATCTGGCTCAAAACGAGTACCTAAGGGTAGAACAGGTTAAAAAGCCACTAGCCATCCGAATCGAACAACATAAACAACGTTTTTACAGAAAGCTAGATTCATATTTTGGTGAGCAAGCAGGATTATTGAAGGGGATGGTATTTGGCGATACTGAAAATATCACGGATGAGGATTTAGCACTACTGACCTCGTTAGGCTTAAGACATTTGTTTGCAGTATCCGGGTTTCACGTTGGCATATACTATTGCCTACTTCTGATGCTCTGTGCACTCATAGGCTGTAAAGGTTGGCCTAGAACAATAGTAATTACGACAGGCTTGGTGTATTTTTGTCTACTAACGGGTTATAGTGCTTCAACTTTGCGGGCAAGCCTAGTTCTTTTTATATACCTTGCTATGGAAAATTTGGAATGGGAGAAACGCTTTGCGACTTCTCTAGCCATGGCGGGCATGGTACTATTAGTATGGAATCCATATCTGATATATAGTGTGGGTTACAAGTTATCCTTTGCTGCCGCCTTTGGCATTCAGTATCTGTATCCATTTTTTAAGAAGATGTTTGGGATGAGAATACTGGGGGTCGGATTAAGTGCATGGCTCGGCTCTTTACCATTTCAATCTGTTTTTTATGGTGTTTCTTGGATCGGAATCATATTCACACCAGTTTTTTCACTGTTTTTAAGCCTATTTCTACCATGTGTTTTTTGTGCCTATATATTGGACTTTTGTTTCTTAGCAAATGTAATTCTAATTGGTCTAAAACCAGTCTTGAAGTTGCTTGGATTTCTACTTCATGTCTTTGAACACGTAGATATTCTTTCTTGGTTTTTGGAAAATACAATTCTTTGCTTTCCGTTAACATCCTTACCCAGAATGGTCTTCTATTATGCTTGCTTGGCTATTTTATTATGGCTGGGCACACAGATGCTAGAAAAGTATACGAGAAAAAAACAAATACTCACTAGCTGCATTATCCTTTTACTGGTTCTTTTTTTGAGCCTTCCGGTACCGGCAAGAGGCTTGGAAATTGTGTTTATCAATGTAGGACAAGGTGATGCTTCTTTGATACGGTACCGAAATTTCAGTATGCTGGTGGATACTGGAACAAGACAAGCTGGTCAATATGCTGTTGTTCCCTTTTTAAGGAGTAAAAAGTTAGAACATATAAATCTATTAGTACTGACGCATCCAGATCAAGATCACATTGGTGGTGCACTTAGGCTTCTAGATAGTGTTGAAGTGGATTATGTTGCTTTTAGTTTTGCTTCTAAAAATGAACTTATGTTAGATGAGACGGAGCTGTTAGAGAAACTAGAAGAGAAGCGCATTCCCTACGGTTACCATGCAAGTGGCGACAGGTGGAGAATTAAGGAGCTGTTGATTCAAACTATTTCACCAAATAGAAAAAGTTGTCAAAAGGAATTGGGGTCTAATGAAGGGTCTTTGGTATTAGCCGTTCGGTTTGAAAATATGTATATTCAAATGACAGGAGATATGGAAGGCACTATGCTTGAAAATTTGCTGGAACCAATTCAAGATGAAAATATATTTCTTATGAAAGCACCGCATCATGGTTCGAGAGGATCATTCGATGAAACGATTTTTAATCAGTTAGATGTGGATTTGGTTGTCGTTTCCTGTGGGAAAAACAATCGATATGGTCATCCACATAAAGAAGTAATAGAGTATTGGCAGCAACGAGCAGTACCAGTTTACCGAACGGATGAGCAAGGTGAACTTTTCTTTCGCTATGTTGATAATGCATTATTCTTAGAAAACTGA
- a CDS encoding ComEA family DNA-binding protein, with protein sequence MLSQLDWKVKKVVVVVVGITLLGLGSLSVKLVKGSEQAIVYEGETESGSIAYSEGIEKEEVLLAVHVGGEVSIPGVYYLAEGSRVDDAIKLAEPLDTAYLDGLNLAMYVTDGQKIFVPTRGNQHLDGRVNLNTASQGELETLPGIGEVTARKIIRYREDVSPFYAIEDLLRIDGFGEGKLAELKDLVCVY encoded by the coding sequence ATGTTATCACAGCTTGATTGGAAGGTGAAGAAAGTCGTAGTCGTCGTTGTAGGTATTACCCTGCTAGGTCTAGGCTCACTGAGTGTGAAACTTGTGAAGGGGAGTGAACAAGCCATTGTCTATGAAGGTGAGACAGAAAGTGGATCAATTGCTTATAGCGAGGGTATTGAAAAAGAAGAAGTCCTACTGGCGGTACATGTTGGAGGAGAAGTATCAATTCCTGGTGTTTACTATTTGGCCGAGGGCAGTCGGGTAGATGATGCCATCAAATTGGCGGAACCCTTAGACACAGCATACTTGGATGGATTGAATTTGGCTATGTATGTAACAGATGGACAAAAGATTTTTGTTCCCACTAGGGGAAACCAACACTTAGATGGTAGGGTTAATCTAAACACAGCAAGCCAAGGAGAATTGGAGACACTTCCTGGCATTGGTGAGGTTACTGCCCGAAAGATAATTCGATACCGTGAAGATGTGAGTCCATTTTATGCGATAGAAGACTTGTTGCGAATCGATGGATTTGGTGAAGGTAAATTGGCAGAATTGAAAGATTTGGTCTGTGTCTACTGA
- a CDS encoding IS256 family transposase, with product MAQYNITLTEELLHGLFVSDGKDEAFSNLLEEIFNQVLVAQSNDQIGAAPYERTDERKAYRNGYRDRQLTTRVGTLTLHVPRHRNGDFSTELFERYQRSEQALLLAMMQMVVSGVSSRKVEDITYELCGRKFSKSMVSKLCEKLDPIVKNFQNRPLEKHYPFLVVDALYLKVREDNRVRSKGLLVAVAVNQEGYREIIGFRVADTESETSWREFFSSLKDRGLKDVHLVTSDSHRGLVNAIRKHFQGATWQRCQTHFSRNVLDLTPKSLQPELKEHLRRLYEAVDLESATKVRDEIIDKYETKASRAMNLLDEAFADVTAVLSVPLKYRKRLRTSNGIERLNQEIRRRERVIRIFPNEASVIRLIGALLMEQDEKWQTGRKYFEMDLYYQTFSESKNSAKAAAVA from the coding sequence ATGGCTCAGTACAATATTACCCTAACCGAAGAACTCTTGCACGGTCTTTTCGTCTCAGATGGAAAAGATGAAGCTTTTTCTAACCTATTGGAAGAGATATTCAACCAAGTATTGGTTGCTCAATCTAATGACCAAATTGGTGCTGCCCCATACGAACGCACCGACGAAAGGAAGGCTTACCGTAACGGATACAGGGACCGACAGTTGACCACCAGGGTGGGAACACTGACGCTGCACGTCCCAAGACATCGTAACGGCGACTTCAGCACTGAACTTTTTGAGCGTTACCAACGCAGCGAGCAAGCCCTGCTTCTGGCCATGATGCAAATGGTCGTGAGCGGTGTATCCTCCAGGAAGGTGGAAGACATCACCTATGAACTCTGTGGCAGGAAGTTCTCCAAGTCTATGGTTTCTAAACTGTGCGAAAAGTTGGATCCCATCGTAAAGAATTTTCAGAACCGTCCGCTCGAAAAGCATTATCCCTTCCTGGTGGTGGATGCCCTTTACCTCAAGGTACGCGAAGATAACCGAGTCCGTTCCAAAGGACTACTTGTAGCTGTGGCTGTTAACCAAGAAGGTTACCGTGAAATCATCGGTTTCAGGGTGGCAGACACAGAGTCCGAAACAAGCTGGAGAGAGTTCTTCTCATCCTTGAAGGACCGAGGTCTTAAAGATGTACATCTGGTCACTTCGGACAGCCACAGAGGACTTGTGAACGCCATCAGGAAACATTTCCAGGGCGCTACCTGGCAGAGATGCCAAACACACTTTTCAAGGAACGTGCTGGACTTGACACCAAAGTCACTGCAGCCAGAACTGAAAGAACATCTACGTAGGCTCTATGAAGCTGTTGATCTAGAAAGTGCCACCAAAGTTCGTGATGAGATTATAGACAAGTACGAAACCAAAGCATCACGTGCAATGAATCTTCTAGATGAAGCCTTTGCCGATGTCACAGCTGTTCTCAGCGTTCCCTTAAAATACAGGAAACGGCTCCGAACCAGCAACGGCATTGAGCGACTAAACCAGGAGATTCGCCGTAGAGAGCGAGTCATACGGATCTTCCCGAATGAGGCTTCGGTTATCCGTCTCATTGGCGCCCTACTCATGGAACAGGACGAGAAATGGCAGACTGGCCGCAAGTATTTTGAGATGGATCTTTACTACCAGACGTTTTCTGAATCTAAGAATTCTGCAAAGGCTGCTGCAGTCGCCTAA
- a CDS encoding IS256 family transposase, with the protein MTHLNSNLPFEKMLLKFMTTEDPMLAMLTWLCDQLMQVEFAEEIGAGKSERTETRKKYRAGYRPRRFDTRMGSMYLMVPKPRKGGYIPFFVTERKRSEVALINVIQEAFINGVSTRKIEKLAKSLGIESISRSQVSNITKELQSQVDAFLNRELDKEYPVLWVDALYEKIRVDGHVANMAVHVVCGLRTDGTRDILAVEPMYEESKASYNHMFDSLKERGLEKVWLVVSDAHKGLVASVKESFIGTTWQRCKVHFMRNILAYIPAKEKKSFAAKLKNIWLQPDEQAARSYANLVMDEYESRFPKAIKTLEEGLEDSIRFYEFPRIDSRKISSTNMIERLNREIRRRSGVVGVFPTTDSYVRLVTSYLIEYSEDWSTGRSYVKPETLELTASERQQAA; encoded by the coding sequence ATGACTCATCTTAATTCTAATCTACCCTTCGAAAAAATGCTACTCAAATTCATGACTACTGAAGATCCTATGCTCGCGATGCTTACTTGGCTTTGCGATCAACTCATGCAAGTTGAGTTTGCAGAAGAAATCGGTGCTGGCAAATCTGAGCGCACCGAGACTCGTAAAAAGTATCGCGCAGGATACCGCCCAAGACGTTTTGACACCAGAATGGGCAGCATGTACTTGATGGTACCCAAACCACGTAAGGGAGGCTATATCCCCTTCTTCGTGACTGAACGGAAACGATCCGAAGTGGCTCTGATCAATGTTATACAAGAGGCATTCATCAACGGAGTTTCCACTAGAAAAATCGAGAAGCTTGCCAAGAGCCTGGGTATTGAATCTATTTCAAGGAGCCAGGTCAGTAACATCACCAAGGAATTACAGTCTCAGGTAGATGCATTTCTGAACCGAGAACTGGATAAGGAATATCCCGTACTTTGGGTTGATGCCCTTTACGAAAAAATTCGCGTTGATGGGCATGTTGCCAATATGGCAGTCCATGTTGTTTGTGGTCTTAGAACCGATGGTACCAGGGATATTCTGGCTGTTGAACCCATGTATGAAGAGTCCAAGGCCAGCTACAATCACATGTTTGACTCTCTGAAGGAACGTGGTCTGGAGAAGGTCTGGTTGGTTGTCAGTGATGCTCACAAAGGGCTTGTAGCTTCTGTAAAAGAATCGTTCATCGGTACCACCTGGCAGCGATGCAAGGTTCACTTTATGAGAAACATCTTGGCATATATACCAGCAAAGGAAAAGAAATCCTTTGCTGCGAAACTTAAAAACATATGGCTTCAGCCGGATGAACAAGCTGCACGGTCTTATGCGAACCTGGTTATGGACGAGTACGAATCCCGATTTCCTAAAGCGATTAAAACACTGGAAGAAGGGCTTGAAGACTCAATTAGATTCTACGAATTCCCTCGCATTGACTCTCGAAAGATTTCATCTACAAACATGATTGAGAGACTCAACCGAGAGATCCGACGTCGCTCCGGTGTTGTAGGTGTTTTTCCTACCACTGATTCCTATGTCCGTCTAGTTACCAGTTACCTTATTGAGTACAGTGAGGACTGGTCTACTGGCCGCTCTTATGTTAAACCAGAAACTCTTGAGCTGACTGCTTCCGAACGACAACAAGCAGCTTGA
- the ltrA gene encoding group II intron reverse transcriptase/maturase: METKLTRIACIAKAKPKERFTSLVHLIDEELLKQCHQELNGKKSVGVDEVTKEKYQQNLEDNIRVLHQKLRQMSYKPQEVKRVYIPKAGSHKKRALGIPTHEDKIVQLAVNKILTVIYEQDFLDFSYGFRPGKNCHDAIRGLNTILVTKKTNWVVDADIRGFFDNVDHQWMRKALEVRIADKQLIRLIMRMLKSGIMEQGVRQSTLVGTPQGGVISPLLANIYLHYILDLWFEKSIKKHNRGETEMVRYADDFVCCFQYENEAKQFYQQLQERLRKFGLEVAHNKTSIIEFGRYAHANRQKKGLGKPATFNFLGFTHYCGRSRNGKFRVKRKTEKKKFWGAIARMKDWLKQHRNLPIRDILQGVRIRLLGHYRYYGITDNSPMLSKYQYWVTWLMFKWINRRSQRNSYTWENFEMFLRTNPLPGPKVYISII; encoded by the coding sequence TTGGAAACAAAACTTACAAGAATAGCCTGTATTGCAAAAGCAAAGCCCAAAGAACGCTTTACTAGTCTAGTACACCTGATTGATGAAGAACTGTTAAAACAGTGCCATCAGGAACTTAATGGTAAGAAGAGTGTTGGTGTCGATGAAGTTACCAAAGAGAAATATCAACAGAATTTGGAAGATAACATCAGAGTGTTGCATCAAAAACTACGTCAGATGAGCTACAAACCCCAGGAAGTAAAACGAGTTTATATTCCCAAAGCGGGAAGTCATAAGAAGCGAGCACTGGGTATACCAACCCATGAGGATAAAATTGTTCAGTTGGCGGTCAATAAGATTTTGACAGTTATCTATGAACAGGATTTCTTAGATTTCTCCTATGGGTTTCGTCCAGGCAAGAATTGTCATGACGCAATACGGGGACTCAATACCATCTTGGTTACTAAGAAGACCAACTGGGTAGTGGATGCAGATATTCGAGGATTCTTTGACAATGTTGACCATCAATGGATGAGGAAAGCTTTGGAAGTAAGAATTGCGGATAAACAACTCATTAGACTTATCATGCGCATGCTGAAAAGCGGCATCATGGAGCAGGGCGTAAGACAAAGTACTTTGGTTGGCACCCCGCAAGGCGGGGTTATTTCACCACTATTAGCGAATATTTATCTTCATTACATCTTGGATTTGTGGTTTGAGAAAAGTATCAAGAAGCATAATAGAGGTGAAACGGAGATGGTTCGGTACGCAGATGACTTTGTGTGTTGTTTTCAATATGAAAATGAAGCGAAGCAATTCTATCAGCAACTACAAGAAAGATTGAGAAAATTCGGTCTTGAGGTAGCGCATAATAAAACGAGCATCATCGAGTTTGGTAGATATGCCCATGCAAACAGACAAAAGAAAGGATTAGGTAAGCCTGCTACATTCAATTTTCTAGGGTTTACCCATTACTGTGGTAGAAGTCGTAACGGTAAGTTCCGAGTAAAACGTAAAACAGAGAAGAAAAAGTTCTGGGGAGCTATTGCAAGAATGAAGGATTGGCTTAAGCAGCATCGAAACTTGCCAATTCGTGATATCTTGCAAGGCGTCAGGATAAGACTCTTAGGACACTACCGTTATTATGGCATCACAGACAACAGTCCAATGCTTTCGAAATATCAGTATTGGGTTACATGGCTCATGTTTAAGTGGATTAATCGGCGAAGTCAACGCAACAGTTATACGTGGGAGAATTTTGAAATGTTTTTAAGAACAAATCCTTTGCCAGGACCGAAGGTATACATCAGTATCATTTAA
- the holA gene encoding DNA polymerase III subunit delta, with protein MDKIEDWLSKNGSKPLYVIAGENGFLRNENERELLDCIRLDREVEKLAENEPLEVLVESANMLSLFGTGKVIIQRNPVWLKKAEELDELMQWVENPVPGITVVIVWEFKADKRKKSFKWFTKKGSMIFCDNLKPWELPAWIKKRFAIRKKRIDPTAAEALLALVGDSQALLDNEIEKICLYAGTQKDIPLSMVEELSSASAEAGIFDFIDTLCAKQGVACLNKLDNLLKMKEPEVKINFMIARQFRILLQGKQLKRSGVLRQDIASKMKVNPYVWKKAEPFVDRYSESILEEYFFKSQKLDWDMKSGKGEPRVLLEQLILDFCSNES; from the coding sequence ATGGATAAAATTGAAGATTGGTTGAGTAAAAATGGTTCTAAGCCGTTATATGTTATTGCAGGTGAAAATGGATTTTTACGTAATGAAAATGAACGCGAGCTTTTAGACTGTATCCGGTTAGACCGGGAAGTAGAAAAGTTGGCTGAGAATGAACCGTTAGAGGTCTTGGTTGAAAGTGCTAATATGCTTTCTCTTTTTGGCACCGGAAAGGTAATAATACAGCGTAATCCAGTTTGGCTGAAGAAAGCGGAAGAATTGGATGAATTAATGCAGTGGGTTGAGAATCCCGTACCCGGTATAACGGTCGTAATCGTTTGGGAATTTAAAGCTGATAAACGAAAGAAATCTTTCAAGTGGTTTACAAAAAAGGGAAGCATGATTTTTTGTGATAATTTGAAACCATGGGAGTTACCTGCTTGGATAAAAAAACGGTTTGCTATTCGAAAAAAACGCATAGATCCAACAGCGGCAGAAGCTCTTTTGGCTTTAGTAGGAGATTCTCAGGCACTTCTTGATAATGAGATTGAAAAGATTTGTCTTTATGCTGGAACCCAAAAGGATATCCCCTTGTCTATGGTAGAAGAACTATCTTCTGCAAGTGCAGAAGCAGGCATCTTTGATTTTATAGATACTTTATGCGCCAAACAAGGAGTAGCATGTCTAAATAAGTTGGATAATCTATTGAAAATGAAAGAACCTGAAGTAAAAATCAATTTCATGATTGCTAGGCAATTCCGCATTCTCTTACAAGGAAAGCAACTAAAAAGAAGTGGTGTGCTACGTCAAGATATTGCGTCAAAAATGAAAGTGAACCCATACGTTTGGAAAAAGGCGGAGCCCTTTGTGGATCGTTATTCAGAATCTATTTTAGAAGAGTACTTTTTTAAATCCCAAAAGCTAGATTGGGATATGAAAAGTGGAAAAGGCGAGCCTAGGGTTTTACTAGAACAACTGATTTTAGATTTTTGCTCTAACGAATCCTAA